One genomic segment of Leptospirales bacterium includes these proteins:
- the dnaN gene encoding DNA polymerase III subunit beta, translating into MKFKVDRQEFHKAIATVDSIIPAREIRSIISNILIEAEPDRITLTATDLEMGIKTSLPVQTERKGQLTLPAKKLSQAIREFRGAEISFQSDADNRITIQDATGVSKARITLMGSASNDYPQIPTLPDNRYNAFPVSMAVEMIRKCAYAMAEEDARYVFNGLFVTSDGPRVAFVATDGRRLSRVVREFPQALPFKEGVILPNKAVREMLKLLDSSEEGRIAFDEKDRRVYLRIGGVDLITKLIDGQFPDYEQVVPKKLAHRISLDRAAFENSLRQVAVMAAEPSRQVRLSFGGGALNIAASTPDIGEGQDTLPADYSAEEITIAFNSNYLLDVLKTIGGGAIRAGFSTSSAPAVIEDPDDKDFVAVIMPMKI; encoded by the coding sequence ATGAAGTTCAAAGTAGACCGACAAGAATTCCACAAGGCCATTGCCACCGTCGACAGCATCATCCCTGCTCGCGAGATTCGATCGATCATATCGAACATCCTGATTGAAGCGGAGCCGGATCGGATTACACTCACAGCTACAGATCTGGAAATGGGCATCAAGACTTCGCTGCCAGTGCAGACGGAGCGCAAAGGACAGCTGACCTTGCCGGCCAAGAAATTGAGCCAGGCCATTCGCGAGTTTCGTGGCGCTGAAATCAGTTTTCAATCAGACGCCGATAATCGCATCACAATTCAAGACGCAACAGGCGTCAGCAAAGCGCGAATTACACTGATGGGATCGGCCAGCAACGATTACCCACAGATCCCAACTTTGCCAGACAACCGCTACAATGCCTTTCCTGTCTCAATGGCGGTGGAGATGATCCGCAAGTGCGCCTACGCCATGGCAGAAGAAGACGCACGCTACGTCTTCAATGGACTTTTCGTCACCAGTGATGGACCGCGGGTTGCCTTCGTTGCCACCGACGGACGTCGACTTTCCCGCGTAGTTCGCGAATTTCCCCAGGCCTTGCCGTTCAAGGAAGGCGTCATTCTGCCCAACAAGGCAGTTCGCGAGATGCTCAAGCTGCTGGATTCCAGCGAAGAGGGCCGTATTGCCTTCGATGAGAAAGACCGACGCGTTTACCTGCGCATAGGCGGCGTTGATCTCATTACAAAATTGATCGATGGACAGTTTCCGGACTACGAGCAGGTCGTACCGAAAAAACTGGCTCATCGCATCAGCCTTGATCGCGCAGCCTTTGAAAATTCACTGCGCCAGGTAGCAGTGATGGCCGCCGAGCCCTCGCGTCAGGTGCGTCTTAGCTTTGGCGGCGGGGCTCTTAATATAGCCGCCAGCACCCCGGATATTGGCGAAGGACAGGATACGCTGCCGGCTGACTACAGCGCCGAGGAAATCACTATTGCCTTTAACTCAAATTACCTACTGGATGTCCTGAAAACGATCGGCGGCGGCGCAATTCGGGCAGGCTTCTCCACTTCTTCTGCGCCAGCAGTCATTGAGGATCCAGATGATAAGGACTTCGTGGCTGTGATCATGCCAATGAAAATCTAA
- a CDS encoding ATP-binding protein has translation MKEIWQKALRDLRPEMPPALHKALSADSSLREMSGNSGRKSLYLELRDSSLAPQLRGKWSKTIENRLSELTGRRIRLEFQSIQAAKASPTSSWLNPHWTLERFLRTKENQLACAAIEAVATRPGQATPLYVYGESGAGKTHLTHAFAHLALARRPELRIEHVALVDFRDEMSDSLQKGDMLNFKTRHRGFDVLILEDLQGMRNTAEALQEELFHVFDHYVDNGRQLIFTADRPAAELMAPRRLLSRLQSGLVVRLSLPARDGREQFLAMRCKERGIELPSSVRSYLASQILGGIRELESALNKVELLLRAGMPMDQPGLLREELRELASDDRPAYYSMDQIVDAVCRRYKVSRDNVMSSSRRAEYTLPRHVSMFLGLKYANLNKSAIARYFRKSDHTTVINAERNIAKRLQTELGFQRQLEEILERLRIECE, from the coding sequence TTGAAAGAGATCTGGCAAAAAGCGTTGCGCGATCTCAGACCCGAAATGCCGCCTGCGCTGCACAAAGCGCTCTCGGCAGACAGTTCGCTGCGCGAAATGAGCGGCAATTCGGGACGTAAGAGCCTCTACCTGGAGCTGCGCGACTCATCGCTTGCCCCACAGCTGCGCGGTAAATGGTCGAAGACCATTGAAAATCGACTCAGCGAGCTTACCGGCCGCCGAATTCGCCTTGAATTTCAAAGCATACAAGCAGCGAAGGCCTCTCCAACGAGCAGCTGGCTAAATCCGCACTGGACGCTGGAGCGGTTTTTGCGGACAAAAGAAAACCAGCTGGCCTGTGCAGCAATTGAAGCCGTCGCAACAAGACCGGGACAGGCGACGCCGCTTTATGTCTACGGCGAATCCGGCGCGGGCAAAACGCATCTGACCCACGCCTTTGCCCATCTTGCTCTGGCTCGCCGGCCCGAGCTGCGCATCGAACATGTAGCTCTCGTCGATTTTCGAGACGAAATGAGCGATTCGCTGCAAAAGGGCGATATGCTGAATTTCAAAACCCGCCACCGCGGCTTTGATGTTTTGATTTTAGAAGACCTGCAGGGCATGCGCAATACAGCCGAAGCGCTGCAGGAAGAGCTGTTCCATGTTTTTGATCACTATGTCGACAATGGCAGGCAATTGATTTTTACCGCCGACCGGCCTGCGGCGGAATTGATGGCCCCGCGACGCTTGCTCAGCCGACTGCAGTCCGGTCTGGTGGTTCGCTTAAGCCTGCCAGCGCGCGATGGGCGCGAACAATTCCTCGCCATGCGCTGCAAAGAGCGGGGAATCGAATTGCCTTCATCGGTCCGAAGCTATCTGGCTTCACAAATTCTGGGCGGTATCCGCGAGTTGGAGTCGGCCCTGAACAAAGTAGAACTATTGTTGCGGGCTGGAATGCCCATGGATCAGCCTGGGCTGCTGCGCGAAGAGCTGCGCGAGCTGGCATCAGATGACCGTCCGGCCTACTACAGCATGGATCAAATCGTCGACGCCGTTTGCCGACGATACAAAGTGAGCCGCGACAATGTAATGAGCTCCTCACGACGCGCCGAGTACACCTTGCCCCGTCACGTATCAATGTTTCTTGGACTGAAATATGCCAATTTGAACAAATCGGCTATTGCTCGCTACTTTCGAAAGAGCGATCATACCACAGTTATCAATGCGGAAAGAAATATCGCCAAGCGTCTACAGACCGAACTGGGTTTTCAACGACAGCTCGAAGAAATCCTGGAGCGCTTGCGAATAGAGTGCGAATAA
- the rpmH gene encoding 50S ribosomal protein L34: protein MKRTYQPHKLRRVRVHGFRARMASSGGRKVLSMRRAKGRYRLSVSDQVFKK, encoded by the coding sequence ATGAAAAGAACGTATCAACCTCACAAATTGCGCCGGGTTCGTGTGCATGGATTTCGCGCCAGAATGGCCTCCAGCGGCGGCCGTAAGGTCCTCTCCATGCGCCGGGCTAAAGGGCGCTACCGGCTTTCGGTTTCCGACCAGGTATTCAAGAAGTAG
- a CDS encoding ribonuclease P protein component — MGTGNLRRATLRDRKDFGRLFDDGRYQKYGGFTLLTHRAEGPSLAAVCVGRRSGNAVVRNRLKRITREALNPWMNDLLPGWRIAILPFPRWAKWESQERSEALRNALQKSGALKTEPP; from the coding sequence TTGGGAACCGGCAATCTTCGCAGGGCTACGCTTCGCGATCGAAAGGATTTCGGTCGGCTTTTCGATGATGGTCGCTACCAGAAGTATGGCGGCTTTACACTGCTGACTCATCGCGCGGAGGGCCCAAGCCTGGCTGCAGTCTGTGTCGGACGTCGCTCCGGCAATGCGGTTGTACGTAATCGACTGAAGCGGATCACGCGCGAGGCGCTCAATCCATGGATGAACGATCTGCTGCCCGGATGGAGAATCGCTATCTTGCCCTTTCCACGCTGGGCCAAATGGGAGTCTCAAGAGCGATCCGAAGCGCTGCGCAACGCTCTCCAGAAATCCGGAGCCCTGAAAACCGAACCGCCATGA
- the yidD gene encoding membrane protein insertion efficiency factor YidD, with the protein MNHTAIALIRFYQRYPGRILGNRCRFYPTCSEYAAQCYEHYGFGRATWKSAWRILRCNPLSQGYFDPAVPDDSTATVAPNQQPSN; encoded by the coding sequence ATGAATCACACGGCCATTGCATTGATTCGATTTTACCAACGCTACCCGGGCCGAATCCTCGGCAATCGCTGTCGATTCTATCCGACCTGTTCCGAGTACGCCGCCCAATGCTACGAACACTACGGTTTTGGTCGGGCTACGTGGAAAAGCGCCTGGCGGATCCTGCGCTGCAATCCGCTGTCTCAAGGCTATTTCGATCCCGCCGTCCCCGATGATTCAACGGCAACCGTCGCGCCAAACCAACAACCGAGCAATTAG
- a CDS encoding YidC/Oxa1 family membrane protein insertase: MENQDQNQKKPGTSSFLAIAVIGVLGVILVQNYLKKDQTPPPPPNPDVQSETLESGGEQFQFARLPDGNPGQITRIVTENLIVELSTRGARIARLYLKQHDLLTIPGHVIQRSNDPTGLANHALEVTRGNGMDFQLHAYWGGPRDEVGDPPLNAANFRLVHVKKDPDSGIVEVRYTLPVSLKGYKFELTKIYRFLPGENYFHQLTAFRNLEHREFRWGAEMYFKTFGDLGPQVGPGEDPAQYAYGRFYYYNDSLDILMNTAGGGGMSCGNPFSCNSRNEGEEYHTVQGADNSLELMGSKSRYFFAYDQFLGDNLNPVHTPDGLKDRNKEDESGKRRFTAFFKQFRLAASQDQSVDFGGPDRLMQADGSFVGADRGNRALILSQQKSRSDLLLIDNKVYVGPRNDDAHRFQNPALMAAEFGQAAPDEHARGVLYNSSFLRYFSTIRDGIVWLMRFLYQYVGNYGWVIIIIAVSFKLVTWPLNQIQARSMKKMSLLRPEMDRINEKYADNPQEKQKKVMELYKKHNINPMKGCLPMLIQMPIFIALYSAFSESIELWQSPFIFWIHDLSVPDTVGHLPYLNVAINILPLIMAASQLVQQRLTMVSVDQQQKTIMYMMPIMMLFFFWQIPSGVTLYWTVQNLIAIIWQLATNRFGRDDAAAVARS, translated from the coding sequence ATGGAAAATCAGGACCAAAATCAGAAAAAGCCAGGAACCTCCTCCTTTCTTGCCATAGCTGTGATTGGAGTGCTGGGAGTGATCCTCGTTCAAAACTATTTGAAAAAGGATCAGACGCCGCCGCCGCCGCCAAACCCGGATGTGCAAAGCGAAACTCTCGAATCGGGCGGCGAGCAGTTTCAGTTTGCACGGCTGCCGGATGGAAATCCAGGGCAGATTACGCGGATCGTCACCGAAAACCTCATCGTCGAACTATCTACTCGAGGCGCACGCATCGCCCGGCTGTATTTGAAGCAGCACGATCTACTTACAATACCCGGACACGTAATTCAACGCAGCAACGATCCCACGGGCCTTGCGAACCACGCGCTGGAAGTTACACGCGGCAATGGGATGGATTTTCAATTGCATGCCTACTGGGGCGGCCCCCGCGATGAAGTTGGAGATCCGCCGCTCAATGCCGCCAACTTTCGGCTTGTACACGTGAAGAAGGATCCAGACAGCGGAATTGTTGAAGTGCGTTACACACTGCCGGTCTCGCTGAAAGGCTACAAGTTTGAACTGACCAAAATCTACCGCTTTCTTCCGGGAGAGAATTACTTTCACCAGCTTACTGCCTTTCGAAATCTGGAACACCGAGAATTTCGTTGGGGCGCGGAAATGTACTTTAAGACTTTCGGCGATCTTGGGCCGCAAGTCGGTCCTGGCGAAGACCCGGCACAGTATGCCTACGGACGCTTCTATTACTACAATGACAGCCTCGACATTCTGATGAACACCGCCGGCGGCGGAGGAATGTCATGCGGCAATCCCTTTAGCTGCAATAGCCGCAATGAGGGCGAGGAATACCACACGGTGCAGGGCGCCGATAACAGTCTGGAATTGATGGGCAGCAAGAGCCGCTATTTCTTTGCCTACGATCAGTTTCTCGGGGACAACCTGAATCCAGTACACACGCCGGACGGACTGAAGGATCGAAACAAGGAAGACGAAAGCGGCAAACGCCGTTTCACAGCATTCTTCAAACAATTCCGCCTTGCCGCCAGTCAGGACCAATCGGTCGATTTCGGAGGGCCGGATCGATTGATGCAAGCAGACGGCAGCTTTGTCGGCGCGGACCGCGGCAATCGCGCCTTGATACTCTCGCAGCAGAAATCCCGCAGTGATCTGCTGTTGATCGACAACAAAGTGTACGTTGGTCCGCGCAATGACGATGCGCACCGCTTTCAGAATCCGGCCTTGATGGCGGCCGAATTTGGTCAGGCGGCGCCCGATGAGCATGCTCGCGGCGTGCTTTATAACTCCAGTTTCTTGCGCTATTTCTCCACAATTCGCGATGGTATTGTCTGGCTGATGCGATTTCTGTATCAGTATGTTGGTAACTATGGTTGGGTAATCATTATCATTGCAGTAAGTTTCAAACTGGTCACCTGGCCGCTCAATCAAATCCAGGCGCGCAGCATGAAGAAGATGTCTTTGCTGCGACCGGAAATGGATAGGATCAACGAAAAATACGCGGACAATCCTCAGGAGAAGCAAAAGAAGGTGATGGAGCTTTACAAGAAGCACAACATCAACCCGATGAAAGGCTGTCTGCCGATGCTGATTCAGATGCCCATCTTTATTGCATTGTACAGCGCCTTTTCTGAATCGATTGAACTGTGGCAGAGCCCGTTCATATTCTGGATTCATGATCTGAGCGTTCCCGACACAGTTGGTCATCTGCCATATCTAAATGTCGCGATCAATATATTACCGCTAATCATGGCAGCTTCGCAGCTCGTACAGCAGCGACTGACGATGGTGTCCGTTGACCAGCAGCAAAAGACAATCATGTATATGATGCCAATCATGATGCTGTTCTTCTTCTGGCAAATTCCCAGTGGTGTTACGCTGTACTGGACCGTGCAGAATTTGATCGCGATTATCTGGCAGCTGGCTACCAACCGTTTTGGAAGAGATGATGCCGCTGCCGTGGCTCGCAGTTGA
- a CDS encoding KH domain-containing protein codes for MSYYLLEIEGKARGDAEAYALDQLQASREQVSFESAGQTTGLMRLVKRDQGVLRVLPVDATPFEVHVRGALLSIVARLGVDAWIIRTGERDENFYVELGSEESGFLIGKHGRTLDAIQFLVNLIVNTRTRKGQRVMVDVESYRERRQKSITKLAERMAERVARSGRAVLLNYMNPYERRIVHLTLEKDERVFTESDGNGVYKRVRVIPANQRGRSAEGLEEGGRRGRGGRGGQRGPGRRGGETAGGNRAPRGDDEFGEFPGDDSIGNRVTEERPLDDDIGNRR; via the coding sequence ATGAGCTACTACTTGCTGGAAATCGAGGGAAAAGCGCGCGGCGATGCCGAGGCATACGCACTGGACCAATTGCAGGCATCGCGCGAGCAGGTAAGTTTCGAGAGCGCCGGTCAGACTACAGGGCTGATGCGTTTGGTGAAGCGAGATCAGGGGGTCCTGCGCGTATTGCCCGTAGACGCTACGCCTTTCGAAGTACATGTGCGCGGCGCGCTGCTCAGCATAGTGGCGCGCCTTGGCGTGGATGCCTGGATCATTCGCACCGGAGAGCGCGATGAGAATTTCTATGTTGAGCTGGGTTCCGAAGAGTCTGGATTTTTGATCGGCAAACACGGACGCACGCTGGATGCGATTCAGTTTCTAGTTAACCTGATCGTTAATACCCGTACGCGCAAGGGGCAGCGTGTAATGGTCGATGTGGAATCGTACCGCGAGCGGCGCCAGAAGAGCATTACAAAACTTGCCGAGCGGATGGCAGAGCGAGTGGCTCGCAGCGGTCGCGCCGTGCTGCTCAACTATATGAACCCCTATGAACGCCGAATCGTTCACCTCACCCTGGAAAAGGACGAGCGTGTTTTCACTGAGTCGGATGGCAACGGCGTGTACAAGCGAGTTCGTGTCATACCCGCAAATCAGCGCGGTCGTTCGGCGGAAGGCCTTGAGGAAGGCGGTCGTCGCGGGCGCGGCGGGCGAGGTGGTCAACGCGGCCCTGGTCGTCGCGGCGGAGAGACAGCCGGCGGCAACCGCGCTCCTCGCGGCGATGATGAATTTGGCGAATTCCCCGGCGATGACAGCATTGGCAATCGCGTGACGGAAGAGCGGCCGCTGGATGACGATATCGGCAATCGCCGATAA
- the mnmE gene encoding tRNA uridine-5-carboxymethylaminomethyl(34) synthesis GTPase MnmE — translation MTISAIADKATIVAIASAQSQGAVGIIRLSGPDSLAALRRHCLSAGRQTTPDFAARPRHSFYCEFSDGGSRLIDDGLAAYYPAPASYTGEDCAELSLHGNPLLLAQMTGAILDAAGGAIRPARPGEFTRRAYLNGKMDLSRAEAVHRIVTARSEWELQASRKNFQGELSRISSRVRSALIHLKAETEAEIDFAEEDLSFESLAQRMERARLLIKEIELLLQRARETERLRAGVQAALAGAPNAGKSSLMNRILGWDRSIVSPIAGTTRDYVSEEIDFKGVRLRLVDTAGLRETGDHIESQGVRLARETMARSQLVLHIIDGSEPLESIEDFGIDGAVLRILNKSDLSGVKQRAADASKQWPGERWLSLSCVTGEGLEDLRAALEGEIFQLHSSEALLLEERHRFHLQRVIESLQRCLQHWSVGAPQEIVALDLDQALEDAGAITGRIDNEEILGRIFSIFCVGK, via the coding sequence ATGACGATATCGGCAATCGCCGATAAGGCGACGATCGTTGCAATTGCCAGCGCTCAATCGCAGGGCGCTGTTGGCATCATCCGGCTATCCGGTCCGGATTCGCTGGCAGCGCTGCGTCGGCACTGTCTGAGCGCTGGCCGCCAAACAACTCCGGACTTTGCGGCCCGGCCGCGCCATAGTTTCTATTGCGAATTCAGCGATGGCGGCAGCCGACTAATCGACGATGGGCTTGCTGCCTACTATCCGGCGCCAGCTTCCTATACCGGAGAGGATTGTGCCGAGCTATCGCTGCATGGCAATCCGCTGCTACTGGCGCAAATGACCGGCGCCATTCTGGATGCCGCGGGCGGAGCGATTCGACCGGCGCGCCCAGGCGAGTTCACACGTCGCGCCTATCTGAACGGCAAGATGGACCTCAGTCGAGCAGAGGCCGTACATCGTATCGTCACCGCACGCAGCGAGTGGGAGCTGCAGGCAAGTCGCAAGAATTTTCAAGGCGAGCTGTCCCGGATCAGTTCGCGGGTGCGATCAGCGCTGATTCATTTGAAGGCAGAGACAGAAGCTGAAATCGATTTCGCAGAGGAAGATCTGAGTTTTGAAAGTCTTGCACAGCGGATGGAGCGCGCTCGTCTCCTGATAAAGGAAATCGAGCTCCTGTTACAACGCGCGCGAGAAACCGAGCGACTACGCGCCGGCGTTCAGGCGGCGCTGGCTGGCGCCCCCAATGCCGGCAAGTCTTCGCTGATGAATCGCATTCTGGGTTGGGATCGATCGATCGTTTCTCCGATTGCCGGTACGACACGTGACTATGTTAGCGAGGAAATCGATTTTAAAGGAGTGCGTTTGCGATTGGTGGATACCGCCGGGCTGCGCGAGACGGGCGATCACATTGAAAGCCAGGGAGTGCGCCTGGCGCGAGAGACAATGGCGCGCAGTCAGCTGGTTCTGCACATCATCGATGGATCGGAACCGCTGGAATCCATCGAAGACTTTGGCATCGATGGCGCCGTGCTGCGCATTCTCAACAAGAGCGACCTGTCCGGCGTAAAACAGCGCGCCGCCGATGCCAGTAAACAATGGCCTGGCGAGCGCTGGCTGTCGCTTTCCTGCGTCACCGGCGAAGGACTTGAGGATCTACGCGCCGCCCTGGAGGGCGAGATCTTTCAGCTGCATTCCAGCGAGGCGCTGTTGCTCGAGGAACGTCATCGCTTTCACCTGCAGCGAGTGATCGAGTCCTTGCAGCGCTGCCTGCAACACTGGTCCGTGGGCGCGCCACAGGAGATTGTCGCTCTCGATCTGGATCAAGCGTTGGAAGACGCCGGCGCGATTACCGGCCGCATTGACAATGAGGAAATCCTTGGGCGGATCTTCTCTATTTTTTGTGTCGGCAAGTAG
- a CDS encoding alpha/beta hydrolase yields MFSSNVRAWRDAGAFFDFQGHQCFYRQAGQGPDLLLLHGFPTCSYDFAKIAPGLEADWRTLCVDFLGYGFSDKPRRHKYLVGEHADQIEMLLDKRGISKYHLLAHDYGDTVAQELLARELERGSTRIRSVILLNGGLFPEVHQPRMIQRLLLGPAGPLIARLLNARRFERSFSEIFGASTQPSRTDLEEHWSLIEYKGGPAIYHLLIRYLNERRRHRQRWVGALQEFKRPMRFINGGADPVSGAHMARRYGELIANPDIVLLPELGHYPQWEDAQAVLDAIHAFYRSQGD; encoded by the coding sequence ATGTTTTCCAGCAACGTAAGAGCGTGGCGCGACGCAGGCGCCTTTTTTGATTTTCAAGGGCATCAATGTTTCTATCGTCAGGCGGGCCAGGGGCCGGATCTATTGCTGCTGCATGGTTTTCCCACTTGCAGCTACGATTTCGCGAAAATTGCGCCAGGTCTGGAAGCGGATTGGAGAACGCTCTGTGTCGATTTTCTTGGGTATGGATTTTCGGACAAACCGCGCCGTCACAAGTACCTGGTAGGGGAGCATGCCGACCAAATCGAAATGTTGCTGGATAAGCGCGGCATTTCCAAATATCATCTGCTCGCCCATGATTACGGCGATACAGTCGCTCAAGAGCTGCTGGCCCGCGAACTGGAAAGAGGCTCTACGCGAATACGCAGCGTGATCTTGCTGAACGGCGGGCTCTTTCCCGAAGTCCATCAGCCGCGAATGATCCAACGATTGCTGCTTGGTCCGGCCGGACCACTGATCGCCAGGCTGCTGAACGCTCGCCGATTCGAACGCAGTTTTTCGGAAATTTTTGGCGCTTCCACGCAGCCCTCTCGGACAGACCTGGAAGAACATTGGAGTTTGATCGAATACAAGGGCGGGCCGGCCATCTATCACCTCTTGATACGCTACTTAAACGAGCGTCGCCGTCATCGGCAGCGCTGGGTCGGCGCTCTACAAGAGTTCAAGCGACCGATGCGCTTCATCAACGGCGGCGCCGATCCTGTTTCCGGCGCACACATGGCCAGGCGCTATGGCGAGCTGATCGCCAATCCAGATATTGTCCTTTTGCCTGAACTCGGTCACTATCCGCAGTGGGAAGATGCGCAGGCAGTACTGGATGCTATTCATGCCTTCTATCGGTCGCAGGGAGACTGA
- a CDS encoding TPM domain-containing protein — protein MRWAPVLWALLATGTLAARPIPPLSSRVVDEAGMLSAHARTQLIAQLKDHERATSNQVAVLIIASLQGEDLEQFSIRVVEQWKLGDRRKDNGALLLIVRDDRKMRIEVGQGLEGALTDARCSRILRDELKPRFRQGDFDGGVRAGVDAILGSISGEYQADDELDSLDWVGLIRVLIFCWIPAIFLHVFWRPALYARGVVAWLWFLTLTALRLVLLAYPLYWLHWPPLDAMAIWLAALAFPLLILYKLVQSAKGGRSRRGSSSTGDNSDTGDSLWSSSSSSDSYNSSSSSSSSDSSDSFSGGGGDFSGGGASDSW, from the coding sequence ATGCGGTGGGCGCCTGTACTCTGGGCGCTGCTTGCCACAGGCACGCTGGCAGCTCGACCCATTCCGCCGCTGAGCTCCCGCGTTGTCGATGAGGCTGGCATGCTCAGCGCCCATGCGCGAACGCAGCTGATTGCACAATTGAAAGACCATGAACGCGCGACATCCAATCAAGTTGCCGTCTTGATTATCGCCAGCCTGCAGGGCGAGGACCTGGAACAGTTTTCCATCCGCGTAGTTGAGCAATGGAAGCTGGGCGATCGGCGCAAGGATAACGGCGCGCTCCTGTTGATTGTCCGCGACGATCGCAAGATGCGCATCGAGGTTGGACAGGGACTGGAAGGCGCTCTGACCGACGCCCGATGTTCTCGCATTTTGCGCGATGAATTGAAACCGCGATTTCGCCAGGGCGATTTCGACGGCGGCGTTCGCGCCGGCGTTGATGCAATCCTTGGCAGCATTTCCGGGGAGTACCAGGCCGACGATGAACTGGATTCGTTGGATTGGGTCGGATTGATTCGAGTGCTGATATTCTGCTGGATTCCGGCCATTTTTTTGCACGTTTTCTGGCGCCCAGCGCTGTATGCTCGCGGCGTAGTAGCATGGCTATGGTTTCTTACGCTGACGGCCCTGCGGCTCGTTCTGCTGGCCTATCCGCTCTACTGGCTGCACTGGCCGCCGCTCGATGCAATGGCGATATGGCTTGCGGCGCTGGCCTTCCCGCTGCTGATTCTCTACAAGCTTGTACAGTCGGCAAAGGGCGGAAGGAGCAGGAGAGGATCCTCCTCGACAGGAGATAACTCGGACACAGGCGACAGTCTCTGGTCCTCGTCTAGCAGCTCGGACAGTTACAACAGCAGCAGCTCTTCCAGCAGCAGCGATTCAAGCGACTCTTTCAGCGGCGGAGGCGGCGATTTCTCCGGCGGCGGGGCCAGTGATAGTTGGTGA
- a CDS encoding TPM domain-containing protein — MRKFLLILALQFWIVGQLVAREVPPLSGRIVDLAGALSPATIHSVEQRLADHERETGNQIAILIVPSLEGDPIEDYSIRVAEQWRLGTAKNDNGILFLISTGDRRMRIEVGQGLEGALTDAQASRIIRETVAPLFREGRMDDGVVAGVEKIMAAVAGEYVADPGDRSESSSEDALDASQLPFAFIVSLALAFVAWLMLRHALWSRSTMSWPFFFPLNGVFSLLLVGPTLLVRGAVLASFGAAIAVGFFALLIFYKLRWQRSGRPHPEAEKVIVGGILDIGLQILLRSGRRSSWSSGGGFSGGGGGFSGGGGGFSGGGASGSW; from the coding sequence GTGCGCAAGTTTCTGCTCATTTTGGCGCTGCAATTCTGGATTGTCGGGCAACTCGTTGCGCGTGAAGTTCCGCCGCTAAGCGGGCGTATCGTTGACCTGGCTGGCGCGCTTTCGCCAGCGACGATCCATTCGGTGGAACAGCGTCTGGCCGATCATGAGCGGGAGACAGGCAACCAGATTGCCATTTTGATCGTGCCGTCGCTGGAAGGCGATCCAATAGAAGATTATTCTATCCGGGTAGCCGAGCAGTGGCGTTTGGGAACAGCCAAGAATGACAATGGCATTCTCTTTTTGATTTCTACGGGAGATCGACGCATGCGCATCGAAGTGGGCCAGGGCCTTGAGGGCGCCTTGACTGATGCCCAGGCGTCGCGTATCATTCGCGAAACTGTGGCGCCGCTTTTTCGCGAAGGTCGCATGGATGACGGAGTTGTCGCCGGCGTGGAGAAAATCATGGCCGCCGTCGCCGGCGAATACGTCGCCGATCCGGGCGATCGGTCTGAATCGTCCTCCGAAGATGCGTTAGACGCGAGTCAACTGCCCTTTGCCTTCATTGTCTCTCTGGCGCTGGCTTTCGTAGCATGGCTGATGCTGCGCCACGCCCTCTGGAGTCGCAGCACAATGAGCTGGCCCTTTTTTTTTCCGCTGAATGGCGTCTTTTCTCTGCTGCTGGTTGGTCCCACGCTCTTGGTTCGCGGCGCTGTCCTTGCAAGCTTTGGCGCCGCCATTGCAGTTGGATTCTTTGCGCTTCTCATCTTTTACAAGCTTCGCTGGCAACGTAGCGGGCGTCCCCATCCAGAAGCAGAAAAGGTTATCGTTGGCGGCATTCTTGATATTGGACTGCAGATCCTGTTGCGCAGCGGGCGCCGTAGTTCCTGGAGCAGCGGCGGCGGATTTTCTGGCGGCGGCGGGGGCTTTTCCGGGGGCGGCGGCGGATTCTCTGGCGGAGGCGCTTCAGGATCATGGTAA